The Trichosurus vulpecula isolate mTriVul1 chromosome 3, mTriVul1.pri, whole genome shotgun sequence genome includes a window with the following:
- the B3GNT9 gene encoding UDP-GlcNAc:betaGal beta-1,3-N-acetylglucosaminyltransferase 9, whose protein sequence is MRLRRKADAALTLLLATALCLLLYSQREQEAPAASLSSAQARMVTVPAPRPLPTRSGWGPEVVRAFPAARAEHPVYEVDTPAPPTPSGPFDFRRYLQDKDKRRFPLLINQPHKCRGLPGGPGPDLLIAVKSVAADFERREVVRKTWGAEGHVRGARVRRVFLLGIPRGLAGAGAQAQEGLLRAEGRAYGDILLWAFDDTFFNLTLKEIHFLDWASTFCPDVRFVFKGDDDVFVHVENLLEFVATRDPSQDLLAGDVILQARPIRARDSKYYIPEGVYGLGAYPAYAGGGGFVLSGATLRRLAAACTQVELFPIDDVFLGMCLQRLRLAPEAHQAFRTFGIAQPSAAPHLRTFDPCFYRELVLVHGLSAADIWLMWQMLHAVPGPDCARSRTAPKPFRWGS, encoded by the coding sequence ATGAGGCTGAGGCGGAAGGCGGACGCTGCGCTCACCCTGCTCCTGGCCACCGCGCTCTGTTTGCTTCTTTACTCGCAGCGGGAGCAAGAGGCCCCCGCGGCCAGCCTGTCCAGCGCACAGGCCAGGATGGTCACTGTCCCAGCTCCGCGGCCCTTACCCACACGCTCTGGCTGGGGGCCAGAGGTGGTGCGCGCCTTCCCAGCTGCCAGGGCTGAGCACCCGGTCTATGAGGTGGACACGCCGGCGCCGCCGACGCCCTCGGGGCCCTTCGACTTTCGGCGTTACCTGCAGGACAAGGACAAGAGACGCTTCCCGCTCCTCATCAATCAGCCGCATAAGTGTAGGGGGCTTCCAGGGGGCCCGGGGCCAGACTTGCTGATCGCTGTCAAGTCCGTGGCTGCGGACTTCGAGCGGAGGGAGGTCGTGAGAAAGACCTGGGGTGCCGAAGGGCACGTGCGTGGGGCGCGGGTGCGCAGGGTTTTCCTGTTGGGCATCCCTCGGGGCCTGGCCGGGGCCGGGGCGCAGGCCCAGGAGGGCCTGCTGCGGGCCGAGGGTCGCGCCTATGGGGATATCCTGCTCTGGGCCTTTGATGACACTTTCTTCAACCTAACCCTAAAGGAAATCCACTTCCTGGACTGGGCATCCACCTTTTGCCCTGACGTGCGCTTCGTGTTCAAGGGCGATGATGACGTGTTCGTGCACGTGGAGAACCTGCTGGAGTTCGTAGCTACACGGGACCCATCCCAGGACCTTCTGGCCGGTGACGTGATCCTGCAGGCGCGGCCCATTCGCGCTCGGGACAGCAAATACTATATCCCCGAGGGCGTGTACGGGCTGGGCGCCTACCCAGCGTACGCGGGAGGCGGGGGCTTCGTGCTGTCCGGGGCCACGCTCCGAAGGTTGGCAGCCGCCTGTACCCAGGTGGAGCTTTTCCCCATCGACGACGTCTTCCTCGGCATGTGCCTGCAGCGCCTCCGCCTGGCACCCGAGGCTCACCAGGCGTTCCGCACCTTTGGCATAGCCCAGCCCTCGGCCGCCCCGCACCTGCGCACCTTCGACCCCTGTTTCTACCGGGAGCTCGTGCTCGTGCACGGGCTGTCAGCAGCCGACATCTGGCTCATGTGGCAGATGCTGCACGCGGTGCCAGGGCCCGACTGCGCTCGAAGCCGCACGGCCCCAAAGCCCTTCCGCTGGGGCTCCTAG
- the TRADD gene encoding tumor necrosis factor receptor type 1-associated DEATH domain protein — MADDSRKMADGLQEWSGGAYLFVESSTETVILPNLYQDPQQKLAIFRVLKLALAGCTGSQDGVQILKIHCSNPKLIVQLKFCGQEPCTRFLRGYGEGALRAALQDSLVALLGHAQNPVPLHLELRVGSERLDLMLQEEERCLHCIQQAKPDRLPDEEIGELEVAFRSLTCDPGGGGAPKAPAPKAPAHSPPPSAPARAPAPAQTFVFQGQQFANRPLSLEDRQKFARSVGRKWRTVGRALNCRALREHDLDALAYEYDRDGLYEQAFQLLHRFVLAEGRRATLQRLVEALDKSSLTSLAEDLLGLPAYREDQAREEEQD; from the exons ATGGCAGATGACTCCAGGAAGATGGCAGATGGCCTCCAGGAGTGGAGCGGCGGTGCTTACCTGTTTGTGGAATCCTCGACGGAGACAGTGATTCTGCCTAACCTATACCAAGATCCTCAGCAGAAGTTGGCAATATTTCGGGTCCTTAAATTGGCACTGGCAG GATGCACCGGGAGCCAGGATGGAGTGCAGATTCTGAAGATCCACTGCAGCAACCCGAAGCTGATCGTGCAGCTGAAGTTCTGCGGGCAGGAGCCGTGCACCCGCTTCCTCCGGGGGTACGGCGAGGGGGCTCTGCGGGCCGCGCTCCAGGACAGCCTGGTGGCCTTGCTCGGCCACGCCCAGAACCCGGTGCCGCTGCACCTGGAGCTGCGCGTCGGCTCCGAGCGGCTGGACTTGATGCTGcaggaggaggagcgctgcttgCACTGCATCCAGCAGGCCAAG CCGGACCGGCTCCCAGATGAAGAGATAGGCGAGCTGGAGGTTGCTTTCCGTAGCCTGACCTGCGATCCGGGGGGCGGTGGAGCCCCCAAGGCCCCTGCCCCCAAGGCGCCAGCCCATTCGCCCCCTCCGTCGGCTCCGGCTCGGGCTCCGGCTCCGGCACAGACCTTTGTGTTCCAGGGTCAGCAGTTTG CTAACCGTCCGCTGAGCCTGGAGGACCGACAGAAGTTCGCCCGCTCCGTGGGCCGCAAGTGGCGGACGGTGGGCCGGGCGCTGAACTGCCGGGCCCTTCGGGAGCACGACCTGGACGCCCTGGCCTACGAGTACGACCGCGACGGGCTTTACGAGCAGGCCTTCCAGCTGCTGCACCGCTTTGTGCTGGCCGAGGGCCGCCGGGCCACCCTGCAGCGCCTCGTCGAGGCTCTAGACAAGAGCAGCCTCACCAGCCTGGCCGAGGACCTGCTGGGGCTGCCGGCGTACCGGGAGGACCAGGCCCGGGAAGAGGAACAGGATTAG